A region of the Arachis hypogaea cultivar Tifrunner chromosome 15, arahy.Tifrunner.gnm2.J5K5, whole genome shotgun sequence genome:
CAATGACTCGCTTCCTCTAAAGCATCGATATATTTCTTGTCATCATCAAGCAGACCACATGCGTAACATGCCTCTTTGAATGTTGAATACACAACACCATCTATAGACCTGATCTCCTCATGTGAAGTTGGTCTCCTGACGTAATTGAGTAGTAGTCTTAGGTAATAACGCTCACCTGATCCTAGAGGAACATAGAAAATCCTTCCAATAACAGAATGTGTTTTTTGAGGCAACCACACCCTTTCACTCGCCTTCCACACAAACTTTGTAGGTAGCTCTGAATATGTCAATGACCTTGCTTCCGTGTAATCCTTGTTTGCTTGAAACCATCCTAAAAATATGGACTCCTTCACAGATGCTTGTTTTATAACATCATCTAGATTTTCATGGTCTTTAAATATTATATTCTGTTCATCGGGTAAGTGAAACCCTAATCTCACAACCGATGGGTCTCTATAATGTATGTTAAAACCAAATATCCTCCAAGCTGCTTCACATGGAGATATGTACCTACAATCATAATACATGCTCACCTCGTCATATTCATTTAGTTCAGCACTCTCTGTGGCACTCTTATAGAATGAAGCTGTCACACGATCATGACCTTTGTTGACATATTTGAACAAATACTTAATTGATCTTGATTGGTTACACCACTCAACATTTATGTGAGCCCCATACCTCATAAGCAGTAGCCTGTTGTGAGGAACCACAAAACGGTTATCAAGATCCACTCCCAACTTGTTGATAGTTCTTCCATCTTCCCTGCGTCTATAAATCGGATAACCATCATCATCGACAATTGTGTGCTCGAGAAATCTCTTGGGAAAGTGACGAATACATTTACCATTTTCCATGCATGGTGAATCTTTCCTAGCCAACCCGCATGGTCCATGTATCATATGCTTCTGTACCGCTTCAAAGTATTCAGGATCTAGTTCCTTATCCGGTATCTCAGCTGATATTATTTTGTCAATATCCTCGGCTGTCGAATACTTGTCATCCTTATGTAAGAACAAAAGTATATGTGCGTGTGGTAGTCCACGTTTCTGGAATTCAATTGTATACACAACTGCAATAGTGATATTTCATGTATCAGTTCGACCTAATAAACATGATAACATAGACAATGGAATatgaaaaaaatttgtatttaattcCTTATCTTATGGTATCATAAAGATGTACTTAACTAAATTACCTACAGAAACTCTTCCAAAAATCGTGTTCACTCTTATATCTTTAATCAATAAATCCAATTTAGCCTTGAATGCCCTGCAAACTATGTCTGGTCTATCCTCTGGATTTAATTCTCTATTCTTAATAAACTCTTCGACCTCGGGCCACTTGGGATTGCATGTGAAGGTAATGAATAGATCTGGATAACCAACAACCTTACATATCGCCTTTGCGTCTTGGTAGTTTTGAATCATATACCTTGGACCCCCTGTGAATGATGATGGTAGTATAATACATTTGCCACGCGATGATGGTGTTGTTTCCCCACTAAGAACTGCTTCCTTTATTCCTTTGTACATCTCACATCTAAATTTCTCCTGGTCTAGTCGTATAAAGTTTAGTCGCGACGATTCAATCATTGAGTACCCATCGACCAAAAACTGTTGGAACAATCGCCTAGAGTATAGCAAGGGAGATCCATCTGCTAACATTTCTTGTATTCTAAATGCGAAAAATTCTCTCATTGATACTTCCTGACGCCCTTTACCAGCATTTTGATTACGGTTATTAAGTGGTATATCTTCCTTGTAACCGTCCTCTCCATAGGGAAATAACAAAGGATACTGTAATCTTAGGTAAGCCGGATTGAGTTGATTGATCCTTTGTAGTTTTCCAGTTTGTGTTTCAACCACGATGTCTCTATCTGTCTTGTATAtatcaaaatcatcaacaattagTGCTGCAACCTCATTTGTCGAACGCAAATTGTATCTTCTACCATCCTTTCCTCGCTTCCCTAATAGCCTAAGCTTGATTGTGGTATTTGCATCTTTGGCGACTGACTCTCTGGCCATACGAAACGCCTTCACCAATACGTTGTTTTCATCCAACATCTTTTTTAAGTCTCTAACAATATCTTCGTGTATCTCTTTGTTCTTTTCACCCCTACATATACGTATGATATAATCAGAAAGAGAAATCAGTGCGATCAATACTTTTTAACAGTTATTTTTAGACGTTCTAAATAAAATACACCAACAGTATGATATTATGGTTGTGCTACTTACCAAATAGCGGCCATGCGATTTTGAACCTCATTCTGGGTATCAAAGACATACAGTTGTGCAAATTTGGGGTAGTTTCCTTCTGGTGGTATTAGACTACCCATTAGGTGATAGTTCTCACCGGAAAGAATAAATGTTGGTGGGCCTCTAGAAGTAGTTACACCACGGTCTATCTTCGCACCCATTGATGTAAATTGGAACATGCCATTATAAGATCTTATATTATCTCGGAAATGCTTGCTCTTTGTACTATTATTGAACAACAACTCATATAGCACTTTGGGGGCTTCTTGTAGTTGTGGAACTTGAAGCTTTCCTCcattacaacataatttgaattttggttcaGTTGAGTTGTAGCTTTTGTTTGCCCTCTCATCATACCAAAAAAGAGCATTGCAGTGTTCACACTCATAAAATGCGCTCCCCATGTGCATGTATTCTGCATTGGTATAGAATATTTAGCACTCATACGTAATTATGATATGGTGCTTAATATTTGTAGTTCAATTGACCTACTTATTTAAAAACCTTTAATTGAATCGTACCCATATTATGTTGTTCAATGGCAGACACGTCTCCGTTGGcccttttggattttttttacctGACAGAACAGTGTGTGAGTTTCAAAATTTTATGGTGCATGCAAAGAACAAATATCTAGTGTTTTATATGTTAACCATTAGTATAATTCGATAAAATTAATTAAGCAATCCACGATTGATTGTAACATATGTCTGGATAAAAACTGTCTTAAGTGGACACATTATGAAGCCTTAGAAAATCATATCACTCAAATGTTAACTACATACCACTCTTTCTGGTGCAATCATTTTTTCAGCTGGCATAGTTCTTTGTGTTCCTGAAATTCCTGCAAATTTTCACCCAAAATTTATGTGGTCAAATTACTTAAACACCTAAAATTGTGACTCAATCCATTCATACATTGGATATAAATAAAGCATACATTGGATATAAATAAAGCCTGTATCAATTTATGTTGTAGCACTGAATAACTTTGGAAACTATGTTGATTAGCATTGCTTCGACCCAATGTTACCTCTGCCTAGTATAGTATTCATGAACAAAAACATTCCAATCCACAACGAAAAACTTGCTTAGATTATATATAATCAGTTCTAACAAATACTCTTAACTACTACTAATCTAGTCATGAAATGTTTCACCGCAAAAATTATTAATGACTGCACCACATCCAGTCGAATCAACATAACATAAAGATATATTTGCACACCTAGCTCGATAGGTGAATCTTCAATTTGTCTTCTTCTTTGCATTTTTTGCCTTCTATCCCTTCTAGCAGCTCTCCTTTCCTCTATTACatgtaatatgcagtcaaatttatatttaataaatcacTATAGATAACTATTTGATAGCTGATGCTTGAAAAGATAAAAGTGTATATTTTTTCTCTATTCACCTTGTATTAGCATGTTCCATTGTATGCCATCAGTTGATGTATTAATGAGGTCGACTAAAACTGCTTTATCAATAAGTGACTCTGACAATGACTCCCCTGTATGTGCACCCTTTCTGTTATCACTTGATTCTTATAATTCATATGTGTTTATAAAAATATCTGAATTTATAACTTTGACCCACATTTTAGTTATTGTGTGTTACCTTGAGCAGAAGTGTAGCCCGACACTGTTCTATCCACTGTAATTGAAGAGTTTGTCCCTACaacgaataaaataaaaaaatacaccaTTTAATATGCTTATATGTAATCATTGTTAGGCAACTATAAGATTGTTTAATTGTCAACACAAAGTAAGTGTAGTGATTGAAATTAGATATCTAAACAAATAATCTTTACCTGTTTGTGTCTGAGCTACTTTGGCCAACTTTTTGTTAGCTAGTTTGAGTACTCTTTCATTCCTAGCAAGTCTTGTTGCATCTACTCaagaattttatttctttatatctTAGAAAGAGCATTATACTTTAGCAAATCtgattatttaaaatagaatagaCTTACCTCTTGATGGCATAGATTGTataccaaaattattttctaGCCGCAAATTAGTACAATCATTGGTTTGTATATAGTTTTGCAAGCTCCCATTCAAATCTTGTTGCTCCATACACATTCCACATGGCACGCCCTGTAAATGATTTTCCTTATCTTCTGAACTGAATATTCTATAATCTTCTTCCACACACATTATATTCCCTGCACAAATCAATGTATTTTCAACTATTATGCTTATATACACTAATCTAGATtttttatttcagtttattaATTACCTGAACCGATGGAGCACATTTGTTAGCTCAATCCCTCGGTTAGGAAACTTGTATTAGCTATTAGAGATGCTGCATAAAATGAATGAACATGTGTCAATTTAAGCATAGACTAAGAAGTTAATGCTATTTCCTATGCTTTTTGGAATCTACTTCATTATAAATGTATGCGTTTGATTTAACCTAATCCCTTAGTAAAAAAATGTACAATATAACTTATATATGCTATACTCTCCTTATATGTTCTCATTAGTGGTTATGCATCTTGagtttagtaaaatattttttatagtaattttatcTTGATTGGTGAATAACACATATCCTCTTCTATTCtatacacacacacatacacactaaCTTGAATATGTTACTGTCCATTGATTACATTAAGCGATAAAGTAGATTTGTTGGTCAATCCATCTGTTAAGGGACTTGTAAACATTATTGAAAAGATTGTAGAAAATTTTATAAACATCTTATCAAAAAGTGTAAGTTTTATGCATCAACTAAGAGGTTAATGCTATTTTCTGTGAGTTATGAACCATATTTTGGTATAACATTCTATTTATGATTTATCCTAATCGATTTATCTAAATTGAACCATATAACTCATATGCAACACTTTGATGAAAACATCACTTCATCgactttagtaaattaaatttctTTGTAAGTTTACCTTGATGGTGAGCAACTCCTTAgcactttcttttcttcactaATTTCAATGTCTGTTCCATCCTAAAATGCCTCCCGAGATCTGATGATGTAAACATGTTGCCCCATTAGTTGTTCATGGTGAAAGTAATGGTAACGACTGAATCTGAATAATATGGTTTCATCCAGTTAATGTTGTACCTTGTGCTAGCCGATTGTTTCCCAAAACTTGACATTCCTCCCTTGTATTTATTCTGTAATTCCTATCAATGTAGATAGCCTCGACATTCGTAGTACTTACTCTGTGAGAGATTTTATTTGTGCTATGTATAGTGTTGGGTGATTCTCCCACTAACATTGTCTGTGCAATTGGTCCCATATCTGCAACGGTCATTTCTAACCTCATAACAGCTCTTCTCATATTCATCCCATTATggcttttataattatttatatgcttgcatattaTGGATGAATACACCTTTTCACGTGTCATTTCTGAAGTTGATAAAACTTTCTTATTCACAGCtaaattttcaataaatacataCCTGTAGGTGAAGAGTCCTTGAGCCCATAGTGGTGATTTATTTCTGCTGTTACAAAACTGCTAACTGTCGTGTTTGCCATGCTTGTCCAATGACTATTCCCATATTCATCGACCTTTCGCTTATTATTTGATAAGCTAGAACTTTCTTCAACTGTACATCTCATACAGTTAAGAAAATATAGTGAATCTGAATAATATTATGCATAAGTGAATGACTAAAAGTACTTGGATTTAGCTACTACTTCCATGTAAAAATGAAGACATAATTATTTACACTTTTGAATATGACAGGACTCTGATGAAAGTGGCTGTTGCATTTGATGGCAATTTGTAGTATGGCAAGACTCATTTACtggtttaaatttttaataaaaagttttaCCTTGAGTATTTAAATCTGAACGGTTTTGGATCTCTTCCAAAGGGAACCTGCAACCTATGCTATCTACACATTTTTCATTCGAAATATGAACACTAATCTTCTTCTGGTCTGATTTGGTTTGACTACCCATCACTTAACTGGAAAATGGTGGTGTGAAGACTATCTCATGTTACATATGTGCAATTTTCACATATTCAGTCTCCATCTTGTTGCTTAAGTCTTTTTGAGGTAGTaggaaattatttttttcaattttgtgtGGCAGACCAAGCTCTTTCATGTGTAAGTTTAGAATAATGAGCTCAATACTACCATTATGTGTGTTGTCTATGAACTGGTGCTATTGCAAACCTAAGGTCATGCATTATGTTAGACCACAACTctatatttttcaaataatttctcTTCATTCAGTCCTAAATAATTTCTTTCATGTACTTATTATGGATAACCCTCATTTTATGTGGTCAATATTAAGATAGTCATGTGTTTCAGTCAACCACTGGTGTCTCGTTAATCTGAATATCTTTGTTTAACTTGAGCTACACTTGAAAAACCCCATGTGTCAACTTCTTTTTTTATGTATCTTAatctaattgaattttaatttttaaaaattaacacaacgTTGATTGTCATATCACTTAAACTCTATTTATATCTATTATTCTAATAAGTTGATTATAACATCTTATTTATCATAATTCTTGAGATTTTCAGCCTTTTTGGCTTTAGGCAATATGATATATGTGCTAATATGCACTATTCTTTATTTGTTTCATTATTAGCTTGCATTAACATGTGATGGTAGATGGTTACACACTTTCATGGTAGTTATCATCAGTAGAATTACTTCATATTTAGATAAGTAGTTCACTGATAgacatttataaaaaatataaaaattttacagGATACTTTTGCATAACACCTCAGCGGTATTGTTCATCTACCCAAT
Encoded here:
- the LOC140178997 gene encoding uncharacterized protein — translated: MEYMHMGSAFYECEHCNALFWYDERANKSYNSTEPKFKLCCNGGKLQVPQLQEAPKVLYELLFNNSTKSKHFRDNIRSYNGMFQFTSMGAKIDRGVTTSRGPPTFILSGENYHLMGSLIPPEGNYPKFAQLYVFDTQNEVQNRMAAIWGEKNKEIHEDIVRDLKKMLDENNVLVKAFRMARESVAKDANTTIKLRLLGKRGKDGRRYNLRSTNEVAALIVDDFDIYKTDRDIVVETQTGKLQRINQLNPAYLRLQYPLLFPYGEDGYKEDIPLNNRNQNAGKGRQEVSMREFFAFRIQEMLADGSPLLYSRRLFQQFLVDGYSMIESSRLNFIRLDQEKFRCEMYKGIKEAVLSGETTPSSRGKCIILPSSFTGGPRYMIQNYQDAKAICKVVGYPDLFITFTCNPKWPEVEEFIKNRELNPEDRPDIVCRAFKAKLDLLIKDIRVNTIFGRVSVVVYTIEFQKRGLPHAHILLFLHKDDKYSTAEDIDKIISAEIPDKELDPEYFEAVQKHMIHGPCGLARKDSPCMENGKCIRHFPKRFLEHTIVDDDGYPIYRRREDGRTINKLGVDLDNRFVVPHNRLLLMRYGAHINVEWCNQSRSIKYLFKYVNKGHDRVTASFYKSATESAELNEYDEVSMYYDCRYISPCEAAWRIFGFNIHYRDPSVVRLGFHLPDEQNIIFKDHENLDDVIKQASVKESIFLGWFQANKDYTEARSLTYSELPTKFVWKASERVWLPQKTHSVIGRIFYVPLGSGERYYLRLLLNYVRRPTSHEEIRSIDGVVYSTFKEACYACGLLDDDKKYIDALEEASHWGSGTYLRKLFATLLFSNSMESPEHVWEKTWTILYDDILHIQRRLLDNPELVLTDVELKELTLIEIEKLLNFFNKSLKDYPPMPILDMSQVNSGLNVDGMNRLICDELRYDRRQLAIEHATYMRHLTDEQIVVYQKVMEAVQNGNGGVFFLYGYGGTGKTFVWKTLASALRSRSQLVLTVASSGIASLLLPGGRTAHSRFATPLNLDEFSTCNIKQGSALAELLIKTKLIIWDEAPMVNRFCIKALDRTMRDIL
- the LOC140178982 gene encoding uncharacterized protein; this translates as MCSIGSGNIMCVEEDYRIFSSEDKENHLQGVPCGMCMEQQDLNGSLQNYIQTNDCTNLRLENNFGIQSMPSRDATRLARNERVLKLANKKLAKVAQTQTGTNSSITVDRTVSGYTSAQGESLSESLIDKAVLVDLINTSTDGIQWNMLIQEERRAARRDRRQKMQRRRQIEDSPIELGVQIYLYVMLIRLDVVQSLIIFAVKHFMTRLVVVKSIC